The Musa acuminata AAA Group cultivar baxijiao chromosome BXJ2-5, Cavendish_Baxijiao_AAA, whole genome shotgun sequence genomic interval TTAAATTTTAGCAACTTTTTAGTTTTGCCTCCCCTTCCTTTTTTCTTGATTTGCTCGTAATGAAAAAGTTTGGATTTTTAGGCAGTATACGACGGAAATCGTTGATGGATGTCGTGAATTCTACTTTATAGGATAAGACGTGTTGACTGTGTGTCCATTTGTTAGAAATTCCACAAACGAAAAACCATTCTGACATTCTCTTTTGGTCTTCCTAGAAATTTTGATGAAAGTATGCACATTTGGAACCTTAGATCCAGTATAAATTAGGCTGATACAGGAAATAAGACCTTAGAGTGAGTATGTTCAGATCTGAACACTTTGCATTTAGATCTATTACTTTTGGTAAATAAAACACTAAGATCAATCAGCAACAACGTGCAACTCTTATTGGTAAAAATAAAACAATCTTGAATCTGGCTTCAAGAAGTTACTTGCATACAGTTGGTATGCTAGTTGCTTATACTTGTGGCATGACACATACACATGGCTTTGACAACATCCCAAGAGCTGCAGAGAAGGTGGTAACAATTTGTGATGCTATGATGAGAACGGCCTCAGATGAAAGATCATATTATTGATAGGAGCACAACCGGGAAGGAGAGACTAACatgttatatttataatttttgggTTTTCAAGCAACATCAGCTACATAAGAGAAGGCACGGAAGAAGGACCTTTTTTATGGTCCTGTTGTCTTTTACGTTATTTCAGTTGGTTTAAGGGTTGTCTTATCATCAGTGGATCAACTATAATTTCAGTTTTGTAGATAAAAGAAAGGCCAACTTGTATAAATATAGTTATCTCCAGCTAACAATGTGGGACTTGATGGCTATTAGTTTGACTATGATATCGTCTTCAACAGCTCTTAATGTTAGGAGACGATGTCTGTAACTAACCACATATATTTGGTGTTTACTTGTTCTTGTTGTCAGCTAAATTACCAAGGTTATAAAAATTTAAAGTCACTAAGTTTTTCTGGAGGACCCTTGTTGATTGACTGTCATAATGGGAAAATTATGGGATTAAGTTATTGATGTTGTTGTAAGCTTCTTTTTGTTTATCTGCTTATCTTTCTTTTAATGCTCGAAAGACATTTGAAATCAACTTTGCTATATGCTACACATGATGAGTAATATGACTGGTTGAATTGTTATGGACGAGGCAATGTATATTCTTGATGAGCTGTGTCTTTGAGATGTTGGGTGATTACATCTGTACTCTCTAGGTGAAGATACTCTGACACTAATTTAACTCTTCGCATTCATTTTACCAGACAAGCAAAGGATGTTGTTAGAGGCCTCAAAAAGCGTATTGGTCATAAAAATCCTAAAGTTCAGCTGCTTGCACTAACAGTAAGTATATATCTAACTTGTAATTCTTGTCATCAACTTTTGGAATTTATCATATTGGATAATCAACTTTATTCACGAAATTGTTTGTTTCGTATATACCTTTTTCCTACATGAATTCATCCAAGCTAACAATGACTACACTGTAGCATTccatttatttatgataattaaagGTACGGTTTGATCATAATAACTTAGGTGGAGGATGCCTCTGTGAAATTGACTCCACAGTTTAGGAATTGTGAAATTGACTCCACTTAGGAGCCATTAAAATTATTTGTCCTATTCTATTTTATGTCGACAATAAATTggttattttcttttcttatttgttCTGTAGCTGATTTTGAGTTAGGCCTAGTACCAGTATACATCACAAAAACTTTTTTGTGGATTCCATGAGAACCAGGATTGGCAAAATACTAGCAAACTTAAGTTTATGACTTTTTCTTTTAACCTAGATGATCTCAGGATCAATTATGTTGTCTTCGAAGAGCACTCCTAGCATATGGTTGTTTGTTTGATCTGGATCCACATGTCTAGGTAAAATAATGCAGAAAAAAACAGCCTAGTCTAAGAGACTCCTATTGTTGCAAGGCGTGGGAAGGGATAGATATATGAACAAGATCTATGAAACTTAAGACTTGTGTTTCCTCCTATAGATGGATTGTGTAGGTTATATAAAGCACCGCTGGTGAAAAAAATGTGTTGATTAGGATCTATATCTATGCTCATGGCCTTTTGTATGACTTTTTTAATGGATCATATAATAAAGTTGAACCTTATGAACTAAAATTATTAGTGAAGGTtaacttttaaaattttgatgttattatattttgattttttatttgtgatatgcaagtttctttaTTCCTTTATATTACATACAATAATTTAGGCCATATTTTCATATGAAATTGCAGCTGTTGGAAACAGTTACAAAAAGTTGTGGTGACATTGTCCATATGCATGTTGCTGAGAAAGACATACTCCATAAGATGGTCAAGATTGTAAAGAAGAAGGTTACATTTCCTGGGTTTATAATGGGCCTTTGTTTCATATGTCATGATGAAGATTCTTTTATATTGATGATGTTTTCATATTACAGCCAGATTTGCAAGTCAAAGAGAAAATTTTAGTATTAATTGACACTTGGCAAGAAGCATTTGGTGGCCCTCGTGCAGCATATCCACAATACTATGCTGCATATCAGGACCTGTTGGTAATTGTCAAATTTATTAATTTTTGTTTGTCTAGCATGATAACTGTATATGTACTATTGTGAAGCACTCAACACTTCAAATGCTTGACGTGTCTTTTCAGATATATTTCCACAGGTTTCAAATACTTCTCCACATATATTTGATATCTCGAAACATTAGAAAACTTGTATCATCTATCCTTTTTTATGGCAATAAATGGTACATACGGTAGGCTACATATATCATTTCAGGATGCCATCTTTTGGTTAACATACATGTAGTCGAGGCTTTTGACTTAGTCCTTAATGTTTTGCATTTGCGTTTGAGGTGTTTTGTGGATGTTTGCAATTTATGTTATTGGTTGTTATGCATCATATGAATTAGATATTGTAGAAATGAtaggttgtaatgaaaatataatatatataaaaaaaagcacCGGTTGCTTTTTCTTTGTCATGTCTTACATTTATAAGACATGTAGTCATATGCTGGCATGTCTATTTCCATCATTCGTATCTACACTTGTTGAAGAAAAAAATTCATCCAAATGAGTAGTGTTTTGGAACCTTATGTCGTGGCTTGGGAGTCGGTACAGCTTGGTCCTGAGTCGAGGGCATAAGGTTGTCCACGTGAAGAGGACGAAGGAgtgaggtcgggtcgggaggttgTATCCTAAGCTCCTGCTGTGCACTCAAAGCCGACCCGAGGTGGGGCTTGATTGGCTTCGTATGCGTCTATCCTACACAACAAATCGATGTTGGGAGGGGGATTCGCGACTCGACCCCTCCCATGGTTAGCCAGTAAGAGTATTTTGTGGGGTAAAAAGTTCGATCTCCTTTCTATGGGCTAGGGGGTTTGCTTTTATACTTAAGGAGCTGCCCTAAAGGTGTGTGGGTCGTTAATGCCCGTTGTTGTCCTCGTTCGGCGTCGTCGACCCGTACACTCCCGATGGCATGGGCTGACCCGTCCTGTTCCTCGTCGTGCGGCATCGACACGTACGGTTTCCGACGATTCGGATAGGTTTGTCCGGTCCCCCATCATGTAGTACCAACCCGTACGGTTCTAGGTGATGCGGAAATAGTCATGCACCAGCTGCCAGCTTGGTTGTCTTTGCTGTAGACGTGTGTCAGGTCATTCCACGTTGGCTCCCTAGCGGCTGCCAACTGTCGGTCTGCGATCAATGTTGAGATATTCCTTATCACCTTGCTTGAGCTAGTATAACAGCACCGACCACAGACCAACAATTGGCAACCACCAAGGAGCCGACGTGGAACGACTCAACGCATGTTTGCAGCAAAGATGATCGAGTTGGCAAACGACGCAGACTATTTCCGCATCATTGAGAACCGTACGGGTCGACGCCGCATGATGGGGGATCGGACAAACCTCTTCAAGTCGTCGGAAATCGTACGTGTCGACACCTCACAACGAGGAACAGGACGAGTCGGCCCGCGTCGTCGGGTGTGTACGGGTCGGTCGAACCGAACGAGGACAACAATGGGCATTAACGACCCGCGCACCTTCGGGTCGGCTCTGTAGGTATAAAAGCAAACCCCTAGCCCAGGGGAAGGGGATTGAACCTTTTACCTCACAAAATCCTCTTACTGACTTAACCATCGGAGGGTTCGAGTCGGGAATCCCCCTTCCGACCTTGATCTATTGTGCAGGGTCGAGATGCATGCGAAGCTGATTAAGCCCCACCTCGAGTCGGCTACGAGTGCGAAGCAGGAGCTTAGGACACAACCTCCCGACCTCACTCCTTCGTCCTCCTCTTCACGTGGACGACCATTTACCCTTGGCTCAGGACCAAGTCATACCGACTCACAGGCCACGAGATAAAGTTCACAACAAGTAGTGATAATAATAACGCAAAGGAAGTTACACTTTCTGTGGaggttttttaaattaaaattcaaaTATTGGGTGTTGGGTTACTGTCACTTGTAGGTTCTTGACATTATGATATCTTAGTGACCCCTTCTGCCCTCACACCACTctgcctttttttttcttcattagcAAGCTGGAGCTGTATTTCCGCAGAGGACTGGGAGGTCTGCTTCTATATTTACTCCACAAAATCAGCCTTTGACATTGTATCCTCCATCTGCACGGAGTACTGATGATCACCAAGAAGTGCCTGAAACATCAGTCGGatctgattttcctgctttaaggtGTATGCCTAACTCCTATCTTCTAATCCTTAAATGTATTTTACTTGCAAATCATACTAGCAGGAATAATGCTCTGTGGTTCTGACATCTCTTATTCCTTTTCTCATTTTTGTCATTTCTCCATACTTTTAGCTTAATTGTCAGACTAGGACTCATTTACCTTTAGTACTAATGTTAAGGAACTATGTTGGCCATTTACTGATCATATATTGCCTATGAGCTGAAATTAGATAGTCATATTCAACAAAGTGGAACAAAGAAATGAGGTGAGCATATTTTGATGTAACTTCCTAATACAAAACACATTCCCAGCTTATAGTCCTCAATTGAACATATTGTACTGTTTTTTATCATGATATTCATTAAATGCTAGtctaatttatcaaaaaaaaatctaGCCAAGCTAAAGATACGGATTGTGCAAAAGTGGCTTAAAGTTTTGAACTTCTTTATTTTCGTGTATATTTTCCATGTACAAATTCATAGATGTGAATATTGGAGTCGGGTTGGCACATGTAGGCGGGAACTCTCCAAAATGCTAACTAGTTTAATTTACTTACAAACAACCTTTTTGATCTACATTATTTTCAGAAAAAACTAGCAAATTGCAGTACCTTTTCCCGTTATGTGATCCCTTCAACATTTATCACTGTTACCATTTAGGAttaattttgtttaatttttcaGCCTGACAGAAATTCAAAATGCTCGTGGCATCGTGGATGTTCTTGCTGAGATGTTGAATGCCATAGACCCTGGGAACAGAGAGGTATTGTCAGTGTGGCACTTCTGTATTAAATTTAGAATCCTTGAAATGTATTTCGAATCCTGAGAATCTTGACCCATGCTTTTAGACCATCATATTTCAACATGATTATGCTAGATAACACCATTATGCTCAATGACTTGTTCTTATCTTCTTAAACACCTATAAATTAATTACACAATTTAAGTGGTCCCTGtaaattgagatttttttgtgTGTTTTATCCAATAGTACAATCTCTGACATGATTTTTTAGGCTATGGCTGATATAGCATAATCACACAACTGCCACCTGCTCCAACTTTCATTTTCAGGGGCTCAGACAGGAGGTTATTGTTGACCTTGTTGACCAGTGTCGAACTTACAAGCAGAGGGTAATGCAGCTTGTCAACACAACCACGTAAGTTTATTAGTAAATTTTTAATACTTTTGACATTTTCAAAGAGAAGGTAGAAATTTAGAATATGTGTGTATGCTGTAGTCCTTTTTGGAGAAATCAGTTCCTCTTATATGGCATTTGAACTTGTTCCAATTCCCTCAGCAAATCTATCTGTTTTATCATGTATTAGTAAAAATAAACAAAGGCCTAGTGTCTTTAGCAAACTTATCCTAAAATAACACAATATAGGAATTTAGACTGGTGTGTATGCTATGATCCTTTTCTATGGCATTTGAGCTTGTTCAATCTCCTTCTACACTCATACtttctattttattattttattagtaaaaataataaGTCCTACCATCTTCTTTTAAGAACAAACATCTTTATTCATATTTTCCATCCCTTTTCTTTCCTTGCTGTGAACTTTTATCCTTTGTTTATAGTTGGTGGAGCCAGGTATAGCAAAGTTGATATTGTGATGAATGTAGGCAATGGATTGTGCGTGCTGGCTGGCATGTACTGTGCCAGTGGGTTTCGGCGGACAGTTGTTTGTGAACTGGGACAACTGTGGGCCATGATTGACACATGACCAACAAGGCGTGGCATGGTCCCCATCCGAAGTTGCATGGATCCATTCATGCCATGCTAGTCGCTTCTGCTGTGAGGATAGAATCCTTGGGGCATAACCTGTTTGCGATATGATGAAGTGTTTTCATATTTTGGTGCTGCCTGGTTTATCATACCTGTCTGCAAAGACATGGGATTCATTTTTCATTATTTCTGTTTGCTTCTCTGTAACAGAGATGAGGAGCTTCTTTGTCAAGGACTTGCTCTTAATGATGACTTGCAGCGTGCACTCGCCAAACATGATTCTGTTGCAGCAGGGATTGCCGTTCAGGTGGAGAAGCCAAAAACCCTTAAAGCACTTGTAGATGTTGATGATTCTGCAGCCAGCAAAGACACAGATCAAAGGTGATTAATTTTCCCTTACCATTGTTTGCTTGTTAAAGCACTGCAGTATAACAGTTTAGAAACATGTTATTCTATCTATTAGATGTTATAAGGAGTACAAAACTTGATTCTTGCTAAGCCTTGTGGCTTTCCAGTAGGGTAGATCTATGCATAGCAGTTTGATTATTTGAATATTACCGGCCTTCTCAAATACATGTAATTGAGAGTGTTTTATGAGTATACTAAACCTTTGACCGTCTTTGATTCTCTTCAAAAAAGTGATTTACTACTTAGGTGGTGGTTTCTTTGTTAACTCCAGATGTTAAGTATATTTCACTTTGTGATGCATGTGATATGTAGGTCCAGCACAGGCACCAGTAGCAACCAGCCTCCTCTTCAGCAATTATCATTGCCGGCACCTCCAGTCTCCAATAGTTCTGCAACCTCATTAGCAATAGTTGATCCAAACATAGATCTTCTCAGCGGAGAGGATTATAGTAAACCTGCAACTGAGAATATGCTAGCCCTTGTTCCTGTCAGTGAACCACTTACTAATTCTGCTTCTGACCAAAACATCTTAGCCCTTTCAGACATGTTTTCCAACACTAGTGCTCAAGTGAACAATAACAATCCTACAAACGTTTCTGATTCTTCATTGACATTGTCAGCCCCACAGGCTTATCCTTCTGTATCACCACTTCAGCTGCAGCCCCAGCTGGTGCAGCAGCCTGCCCCTTATCCTAATGGAAACAACCCAGGACCACCTCGATATGAGCATGCGATTAATGATGGTTCACAGTTAAACCAAGCAAATACTGTGTGGAATGGTCAAGTTATTCCCAGCTTAACATCACAGCAGGCAACACAAGGTTATGGTAAGCCAAATTATTTGcttgattatttttcttttaattgcATTTATTACATCAGCCATGTCATAATTATATGCTTGGAGTATTTGCTTTCTGAATGTAAGACAAGTGGCACAGACCAGTGTTTGCTGGGAAAAGTTTGTTTAGCTTTCACATTGAGATCAACCGATGTCAGCTGCTGTATGAGAGGAGAGGTTTCAATTGATTTATTATCTGTAAGCTCTGAATGCTAACATTTCATTTTTCAGGTATAAATGACCAAAATGGAATTCTTCCTCTACCCCCTTGGCAAGCTCAACCTGTGCGGACTACTGAATTGCCTAATTTGCAGCCTCAACCTATGCAAAATGGCCATCTTGGAGGTGTGAATTCTTTACCGGGGCCAATTAACCAACCCGGAAGCATGCAACTCCAAGCCCCCCAATCCATGCCGGGCAGCTTTATGGGGGTAATGCATCCGCAATTTATGTTAGGAACACAGTTTGGAGGTCTGCAACCGCAGTTTGTGCAGGGTAACCAATATGTGGGGCAGAACGGTCAGATGACTGCTATATATTCGCAGCAAATGCTCGGAGGACATTTGCCTGCTATCAATCAGCAAACTCTCTCCGGCGTCCAGATGACCGGTTATGGGTACAGGAGGCAACCAGAGTCCCAGTTCTATGATCCAAGGGTTACTGCATACAATTATTCCAGCCCAGAGGAGATTTCCCAGAGGATGTATGGGCTCTCCATGCAAGGCAATAGCATGTTTGTGAATAAGACTTCTTCCAACCAGAGCTCAATGCCCTCTTACCTGCATCAATCCAACATGCCATCAAAGCCTGATGATAAACTTTTTGGTGATCTTGTTAATATGGCCAAAGCAAAGCAAAATAAAGTTGGAAGCCTGTAAGATCAGCTTGGGACCATTTTAAATTGTCTTTGGCATTCTTTTATGTTTCTGTACTTGTTCCAATGGTTTTTGTTATATAAATTTGTCTTTCGATCGCGGATCTCATGCTGAATGATTTCCCGACAGATTAATACTTGTCTTTGAGTTTATCATACAAACTGCACTGTCTCtactaatctctctctctcgaacTTTTTCATTTGGTTAATCAGTTAAGCTGTGCATTGCAAACCATATATATGCCTTTAAGAAGTATGCTTCCAATTGTCTCTGGCAAACACCATGGCAAAGTCTACATCAACTCCCCAGTAGATGCTAGCTAGAAGAAAAACCAGTATTATATCTCAGTCATGCCTTCTTTAACTACATAAAGCTGCTCTAGATGTGCTTATACTGCTCAATTTATTATTGTCTTGATGAGAACTAAAGTTATCCAAGTTCTTGAcccaaaaatatcatatttaagttttttaattGAATTGATGCTCAATTGATTTTGGCTCATCGACGATCCATATCAATTTCAAAGAGAACTACGATGTTAATCTCATAATCGATAAAAAAAAATAGCTAGTTTATTTTAAATTCATCATcgatatcaatattttttttttatctcacaatatattttttgtgatgaagataaaagataaataaatgctGAATATATGCTACGATTCATCATCGATatcgatatattttttttctcataaatatattttttgtgatgaagataaaagataaataaatgctGAATATATACTACGATTCATCATCGATATCGATATTTTTTTTACCTCACAATATATTTTTTGTGATGAAggtaaaagataaataaatgctGAATATATACTACGATTCATCATCGATATCgatatttatttttatctcacaaatatattttttgtgatgaaggtaaaagataaataaatgctGAATATATACTATGATTCATCATCGATatcgatatttttttttatctcacaaatatatttttgtgatgaaggtaaaagataaataaatgctGAATATATACTACGATTCATCATCGATATCgatatttatttttatctcacaaatatattttttgtgatgaaggtaaaagataaataaatgctGAATATATACTACGATTCATCATCGATATCGATATTTTTTTTACCtcacaatatatttttttttatgaaggtaaaagataaataaatgctGAATATATACTACGATTCATCATCGATatcgatatttttttttatctcacaaatatatttttgtgatgaaggtaaaagataaataaatgctGAATATATACTACGATTCATCATCGATatcgatatttttttttatctcacaaatatattttttgtgatgaaggtaaaagataaataaatgctGAATATATACTACGATTCATCATCGATatcgatatttttttttatctcacaaatatattttttgtgatgaaggtaaaagataaataaatgctGAATATATACTACGATTCATCATCGATATCGATATTTTTTTTACCtcacaatatattttttatgatgaaggtaaaagataaataaatgctGAATATGTACTACGATTCATCATCGATATCgatatttatttttatctcacaaatatattttttgtgatgaaggtaaaagataaataaatgctGAATATATACTACGATTCATCATCGATATCGATATTTTTTTTACCtcacaatatatttttttttatgaaggtaaaagataaataaatgctGAATATATACTACGATTCATCATCGATatcgatatttttttttatctcacaaatatatttttgtgatgaaggtaaaa includes:
- the LOC103984133 gene encoding TOM1-like protein 9 isoform X2, with amino-acid sequence MAGALVDRATSHMLIGPDWAMNVQICDILNRDPGQAKDVVRGLKKRIGHKNPKVQLLALTLLETVTKSCGDIVHMHVAEKDILHKMVKIVKKKQAGAVFPQRTGRSASIFTPQNQPLTLYPPSARSTDDHQEVPETSVGSDFPALSLTEIQNARGIVDVLAEMLNAIDPGNREGLRQEVIVDLVDQCRTYKQRVMQLVNTTTDEELLCQGLALNDDLQRALAKHDSVAAGIAVQVEKPKTLKALVDVDDSAASKDTDQRSSTGTSSNQPPLQQLSLPAPPVSNSSATSLAIVDPNIDLLSGEDYSKPATENMLALVPVSEPLTNSASDQNILALSDMFSNTSAQVNNNNPTNVSDSSLTLSAPQAYPSVSPLQLQPQLVQQPAPYPNGNNPGPPRYEHAINDGSQLNQANTVWNGQVIPSLTSQQATQGYGINDQNGILPLPPWQAQPVRTTELPNLQPQPMQNGHLGGVNSLPGPINQPGSMQLQAPQSMPGSFMGVMHPQFMLGTQFGGLQPQFVQGNQYVGQNGQMTAIYSQQMLGGHLPAINQQTLSGVQMTGYGYRRQPESQFYDPRVTAYNYSSPEEISQRMYGLSMQGNSMFVNKTSSNQSSMPSYLHQSNMPSKPDDKLFGDLVNMAKAKQNKVGSL
- the LOC103984133 gene encoding TOM1-like protein 9 isoform X1 translates to MAGALVDRATSHMLIGPDWAMNVQICDILNRDPGQAKDVVRGLKKRIGHKNPKVQLLALTLLETVTKSCGDIVHMHVAEKDILHKMVKIVKKKPDLQVKEKILVLIDTWQEAFGGPRAAYPQYYAAYQDLLQAGAVFPQRTGRSASIFTPQNQPLTLYPPSARSTDDHQEVPETSVGSDFPALSLTEIQNARGIVDVLAEMLNAIDPGNREGLRQEVIVDLVDQCRTYKQRVMQLVNTTTDEELLCQGLALNDDLQRALAKHDSVAAGIAVQVEKPKTLKALVDVDDSAASKDTDQRSSTGTSSNQPPLQQLSLPAPPVSNSSATSLAIVDPNIDLLSGEDYSKPATENMLALVPVSEPLTNSASDQNILALSDMFSNTSAQVNNNNPTNVSDSSLTLSAPQAYPSVSPLQLQPQLVQQPAPYPNGNNPGPPRYEHAINDGSQLNQANTVWNGQVIPSLTSQQATQGYGINDQNGILPLPPWQAQPVRTTELPNLQPQPMQNGHLGGVNSLPGPINQPGSMQLQAPQSMPGSFMGVMHPQFMLGTQFGGLQPQFVQGNQYVGQNGQMTAIYSQQMLGGHLPAINQQTLSGVQMTGYGYRRQPESQFYDPRVTAYNYSSPEEISQRMYGLSMQGNSMFVNKTSSNQSSMPSYLHQSNMPSKPDDKLFGDLVNMAKAKQNKVGSL